The genomic region TTTACTAAGAACCTTCATTGTCCGACTTCTATACTATTAACCCCTACTATACTTAAACATTCCGACATAGATAAATTTAAAGAATACGGAGCAGATATGGTTACAGTGGCTCTTGATTGTGCAACGCCTGAATTATTTGACGAATATAGAGGCTCAGGTGTTAAAGGACCGCATAGATGGGATAAATATAACGATACATTGGATTATTCCGTTTCTGTTTTCGGAAAAAATAAAGTAGGATGTCATCTCGTGGTAGGACTTGGAGAAACCGAAAAAGAAATGGTTTTCAGGATGCAGGATGTTAGAAATAAAGGTGCTCGTTCCCATTTATTTTCATTTTATCAGGAAAAAGGTTCAAAATTAGACAGTCATCCGCAGTGTCCCGCAGGTCAATTTAGAAGAGTGCAGGTAGCTCGGCATATCATTGATTATGATATGGGTAATGCGGAAGATATGAAATTTGATGCTCAAGGTAAAATAGTGGATTTTGGAATTCCGTTTAAAGATGTCGCTATGATAGTTGAAACAGGAACGGCATTCAGAACTACCGGATGCCCAGGAAAATCGGAAATCTCTGCCTGCAACAGACCTTTTGGCGATTCTTCGCCTAGAAATATAAGGAGTTTCCCTTTTGAGTTAAATGCTTCAGATATTTCAAGAG from Candidatus Acididesulfobacter guangdongensis harbors:
- a CDS encoding radical SAM protein, translating into MPFEENLNDHAAENSPEYLKISLAAAMTLGMVPGLFYRNACLHCVNVLLTYDDGCRANCAYCGLQKSREGNYNDKSFIRVDWPSFKTEDIVKTTLAKKDVVQRICISMITHENAKEDTFTLLQNFTKNLHCPTSILLTPTILKHSDIDKFKEYGADMVTVALDCATPELFDEYRGSGVKGPHRWDKYNDTLDYSVSVFGKNKVGCHLVVGLGETEKEMVFRMQDVRNKGARSHLFSFYQEKGSKLDSHPQCPAGQFRRVQVARHIIDYDMGNAEDMKFDAQGKIVDFGIPFKDVAMIVETGTAFRTTGCPGKSEISACNRPFGDSSPRNIRSFPFELNASDISRVRKELLEYCD